A window of Vigna unguiculata cultivar IT97K-499-35 chromosome 4, ASM411807v1, whole genome shotgun sequence contains these coding sequences:
- the LOC114182503 gene encoding TMV resistance protein N-like isoform X1 has product MAAISCSYDVFLSFRGSDTRHGFVGNLYKALDDKGIHTFIDDEKLQRGEEITPALMKAIEESRIAITVLSHNYASSSFCLDELVNIIACAKKKGLLVLPVFYDLNPSDVRHQKGSFAEALARHEERFKDKKESFSHNMDRLEKWKMALHHVASFSGYHFKQGYEYEYEFIRRIVEFVSSKINRTPLHVADYPVGLEAQMVEVMKLLDVGSEDGVHMVGIHGIGGIGKTTLALAIYNMVVDHFDGLCFLENVRENSDRHGLQHLQSILLAELVKEKRINIASVQEGISMIQHRLQRKKVLLIVDDVDKHEQLQAIVGRCEWFGSGSRIMITTRDEQILASHEVKRMYEVKELNKKDSLQLLTWKAFGTDEADPSYKEVLNRVVAYASGLPLALEVIGSNLFGKSIEEWKSAIKQYERIPNNQILKILKVSFDALEEEEKSVFLDIACCFKGYELEEVQDILRAHYGDCMKYHIGVLVDKSLLKFSVHGVMVKMHDLVEDMGKEIVRKESPKDPGKRSRLWLHEDIIQVLEDNTGTSEIEIIHLDFPPLDKEEIVEWNRKAFKKMRNLKTLIIKSGNFSAGPKYLPNSLRVLEWWRYPSHDLPSDFHSKKLAMCKLPQSCFTSHELVRLLKKFMGMRFLNLDKSKSLTQIPDVSGLPNLEKLSFQHCQNLTAIHNSIGFLCKLKILSAFGCTKLVRFPPIKLSALEKLNLSRCHSLENFPEILGKMENIRVLQLEYTAIKELPCSFQNFTRLQELQLSNCGVVQLPSSIAVMPELTDLIGWKWKGWQWLKEEEDEEKHGSCVVSSNVECLWASECNLCDDFFSIGFMRFAHVKDLDLSKNNFTVLPECIKEFQFLRKLKVSDCKLLQEIRGIPPSLKHFLAKNCKSLTSSSTSMFLNQELHEDGKTEFYLPGERVPEWFDHKSNGPSISLWFRNRFPDKVVCLVIGAVNDSGMFRPMVVINGNKSFVGSGYFMMGMDHTYIFDLKTMEFEDDLYGVPLENEWNHAEVKYIGLEETSILKESGIHVFKQESGMEDIWFSDPYGKRKLEDDLNSLESQNQQLLKKHRFVDMEAL; this is encoded by the exons ATGGCTGCAATATCGTGTTCCTATGATGTGTTCCTCAGCTTCAGAGGCTCAGACACACGCCATGGTTTTGTTGGGAATCTTTACAAAGCCCTTGATGACAAGGGAATCCACACTTTCATTGATGATGAGAAGCTTCAGAGAGGAGAGGAAATAACACCTGCACTTATGAAGGCAATTGAAGAGTCTAGGATTGCCATCACTGTGCTCTCTCACAACTATGCTTCTTCATCATTTTGTTTAGATGAACTTGTTAATATCATTGCTTGTGCTAAGAAGAAAGGCTTGTTGGTTTTGCCTGTTTTTTATGACTTAAATCCTTCTGATGTAAGACACCAGAAAGGTAGTTTTGCAGAAGCTTTGGCAAGGCATGAGGAAAGGTTCAAAGACAAGAAGGAAAGTTTCAGCCATAACATGGATAGGTTGGAGAAATGGAAGATGGCTTTGCATCATGTGGCTAGCTTCTCTGGCTATCATTTCAAACAAGG atatgaatatgaatatgagtTTATCAGAAGGATTGTTGAGTTTGTCTCTAGCAAGATAAATCGAACTCCTTTACATGTTGCGGATTACCCGGTTGGATTAGAGGCACAAATGGTAGAAGTTATGAAGCTTTTGGATGTTGGAAGTGAAGATGGTGTTCACATGGTTGGGATTCATGGAATTGGTGGGATAGGAAAAACAACACTTGCTCTTGCAATTTATAATATGGTTGTTGACCATTTTGATGGTCTGTGTTTTCTTGAAAACGTGAGAGAAAACTCAGACAGACATGGATTACAACATCTCCAAAGCATTCTTCTTGCAGAGTTGGTTAAAGAGAAGAGAATAAACATAGCAAGTGTGCAAGAAGGAATTTCAATGATACAACATAGGCTGCAACGAAAGAAGGTTCTTTTGATAGTCGATGATGTTGACAAGCATGAGCAGTTGCAGGCTATTGTTGGAAGATGTGAGTGGTTTGGTTCAGGTAGCAGAATCATGATAACGACTCGAGATGAACAAATTCTAGCATCTCATGAGGTTAAAAGAATGTATGAGGTGAAGGAATTGAACAAGAAGGATTCTCTTCAGTTGCTTACATGGAAAGCTTTTGGAACTGATGAAGCTGATCCAAGTTATAAGGAGGTCTTGAATCGTGTGGTAGCTTATGCTTCTGGCCTTCCATTGGCTTTGGAAGTAATAGGTTCCAACTTGTTTGGAAAAAGTATAGAAGAATGGAAATCTGCTATCAAACAATATGAAAGAATTCCTAATAACCAGATCCTGAAGATACTTAAAGTAAGCTTTGATGCTTTggaggaagaagagaagagtGTTTTTCTTGACATTGCTTGTTGCTTCAAAGGATATGAATTGGAAGAGGTTCAAGATATACTTCGTGCACATTATGGTGATTGCATGAAATATCATATTGGGGTGCTGGTTGATAAATCTCTCTTAAAGTTTAGTGTGCATGGTGTGATGGTGAAAATGCATGACTTAGTAGAGGACATGGGTAAAGAAATTGTACGAAAAGAGTCACCAAAAGATCCAGGCAAACGAAGCAGATTATGGTTGCATGAGGATATAATACAAGTTTTAGAAGACAACACA GGAACTAGCGAAATTGAAATCATACATTTGGATTTTCCCCCACTTGACAAAGAAGAAATTGTAGAATGGAACAGAAAGGCCTTCAAGAAGATGAGAAACCtcaaaacactaattattaAAAGTGGTAACTTTTCTGCAGGCCCCAAATATCTTCCAAATAGTCTAAGAGTATTAGAATGGTGGAGATATCCATCACATGATTTACCATCAGATTTTCATTCAAAGAAACTTGCCATGTGCAAGTTACCTCAGAGTTGCTTTACATCACATGAGTTGGTTAGGTTATTGAAG AAGTTCATGGGAATGAGATTTTTGAATTTGGACAAAAGCAAATCTTTAACACAGATACCTGATGTATCTGGTCTCCCAAATTTAGAGAAACTTTCATTTCAACATTGTCAGAATTTAACTGCAATTCACAATTCCATTGGCTTTCTGTGTAAACTCAAAATATTGAGTGCTTTTGGTTGCACCAAACTTGTGAGGTTTCCACCTATCAAGTTGTCTGCTCTTGAAAAGCTCAATCTCTCACGTTGTCACAGTCTtgaaaattttccagaaatattAGGAAAGATGGAAAACATAAGGGTACTTCAGTTGGAGTACACTGCCATAAAAGAATTGCCAtgttcttttcaaaattttacacGACTTCAAGAGTTACAACTATCTAACTGTGGAGTTGTTCAACTACCAAGTAGCATTGCTGTGATGCCAGAACTTACTGATCTTATTGGTTGGAAATGGAAAGGGTGGCAATGGCTGAAAGAGGAAGAGGATGAAGAAAAACATGGATCATGTGTAGTTTCTTCAAATGTAGAATGTCTTTGGGCCTCAGAATGCAACCTGTGTGATGATTTCTTTTCAATCGGTTTCATGAGATTTGCTCATGTGAAAGACTTAGACTTGTCAAAGAACAATTTCACAGTCCTACCTGAATGCATCAAAGAGTTTCAATTTTTAAGGAAGCTCAAAGTGAGTGATTGCAAGCTTCTTCAGGAAATTAGAGGGATTCCACCAAGCTTGAAACATTTCTTAGCAAAAAATTGTAAATCCTTGACTTCCTCAAGTACAAGCATGTTCCTAAATCag GAACTACATGAGGATGGAAAAACTGAGTTTTATTTACCAGGAGAAAGGGTTCCAGAATGGTTTGATCACAAAAGTAATGGACCTTCAATTTCTTTGTGGTTTCGTAATAGGTTTCCTGACAAGGTTGTTTGTCTTGTTATTGGAGCTGTGAATGACTCTGGAATGTTTAGGCCTATGGTAGTGATCAATGGCAATAAGAGTTTTGTTGGTAGTGGCTATTTCATGATGGGAATGGatcatacatatatttttgATCTTAAAACTATGGAGTTTGAAGATGACTTATATGGAGTTCCTTTAGAAAATGAATGGAACCATGCTGAAGTTAAATACATAGGTTTGGAAGAGACATCGATCCTTAAAGAAAGTGGAATTCATGTTTTCAAACAAGAAAGTGGCATGGAGGATATTTGGTTTTCTGATCCTTATGGCAAGAGAAAATTAGAAGATGATCTCAATAGTTTGGAATCACAGAACCAACAACTGCTAAAAAAGCATAGGTTTGTGGACATGGAAGCTTTGTAG
- the LOC114182503 gene encoding TMV resistance protein N-like isoform X2 → MAAISCSYDVFLSFRGSDTRHGFVGNLYKALDDKGIHTFIDDEKLQRGEEITPALMKAIEESRIAITVLSHNYASSSFCLDELVNIIACAKKKGLLVLPVFYDLNPSDVRHQKGSFAEALARHEERFKDKKESFSHNMDRLEKWKMALHHVASFSGYHFKQGYEYEYEFIRRIVEFVSSKINRTPLHVADYPVGLEAQMVEVMKLLDVGSEDGVHMVGIHGIGGIGKTTLALAIYNMVVDHFDGLCFLENVRENSDRHGLQHLQSILLAELVKEKRINIASVQEGISMIQHRLQRKKVLLIVDDVDKHEQLQAIVGRCEWFGSGSRIMITTRDEQILASHEVKRMYEVKELNKKDSLQLLTWKAFGTDEADPSYKEVLNRVVAYASGLPLALEVIGSNLFGKSIEEWKSAIKQYERIPNNQILKILKVSFDALEEEEKSVFLDIACCFKGYELEEVQDILRAHYGDCMKYHIGVLVDKSLLKFSVHGVMVKMHDLVEDMGKEIVRKESPKDPGKRSRLWLHEDIIQVLEDNTKFMGMRFLNLDKSKSLTQIPDVSGLPNLEKLSFQHCQNLTAIHNSIGFLCKLKILSAFGCTKLVRFPPIKLSALEKLNLSRCHSLENFPEILGKMENIRVLQLEYTAIKELPCSFQNFTRLQELQLSNCGVVQLPSSIAVMPELTDLIGWKWKGWQWLKEEEDEEKHGSCVVSSNVECLWASECNLCDDFFSIGFMRFAHVKDLDLSKNNFTVLPECIKEFQFLRKLKVSDCKLLQEIRGIPPSLKHFLAKNCKSLTSSSTSMFLNQELHEDGKTEFYLPGERVPEWFDHKSNGPSISLWFRNRFPDKVVCLVIGAVNDSGMFRPMVVINGNKSFVGSGYFMMGMDHTYIFDLKTMEFEDDLYGVPLENEWNHAEVKYIGLEETSILKESGIHVFKQESGMEDIWFSDPYGKRKLEDDLNSLESQNQQLLKKHRFVDMEAL, encoded by the exons ATGGCTGCAATATCGTGTTCCTATGATGTGTTCCTCAGCTTCAGAGGCTCAGACACACGCCATGGTTTTGTTGGGAATCTTTACAAAGCCCTTGATGACAAGGGAATCCACACTTTCATTGATGATGAGAAGCTTCAGAGAGGAGAGGAAATAACACCTGCACTTATGAAGGCAATTGAAGAGTCTAGGATTGCCATCACTGTGCTCTCTCACAACTATGCTTCTTCATCATTTTGTTTAGATGAACTTGTTAATATCATTGCTTGTGCTAAGAAGAAAGGCTTGTTGGTTTTGCCTGTTTTTTATGACTTAAATCCTTCTGATGTAAGACACCAGAAAGGTAGTTTTGCAGAAGCTTTGGCAAGGCATGAGGAAAGGTTCAAAGACAAGAAGGAAAGTTTCAGCCATAACATGGATAGGTTGGAGAAATGGAAGATGGCTTTGCATCATGTGGCTAGCTTCTCTGGCTATCATTTCAAACAAGG atatgaatatgaatatgagtTTATCAGAAGGATTGTTGAGTTTGTCTCTAGCAAGATAAATCGAACTCCTTTACATGTTGCGGATTACCCGGTTGGATTAGAGGCACAAATGGTAGAAGTTATGAAGCTTTTGGATGTTGGAAGTGAAGATGGTGTTCACATGGTTGGGATTCATGGAATTGGTGGGATAGGAAAAACAACACTTGCTCTTGCAATTTATAATATGGTTGTTGACCATTTTGATGGTCTGTGTTTTCTTGAAAACGTGAGAGAAAACTCAGACAGACATGGATTACAACATCTCCAAAGCATTCTTCTTGCAGAGTTGGTTAAAGAGAAGAGAATAAACATAGCAAGTGTGCAAGAAGGAATTTCAATGATACAACATAGGCTGCAACGAAAGAAGGTTCTTTTGATAGTCGATGATGTTGACAAGCATGAGCAGTTGCAGGCTATTGTTGGAAGATGTGAGTGGTTTGGTTCAGGTAGCAGAATCATGATAACGACTCGAGATGAACAAATTCTAGCATCTCATGAGGTTAAAAGAATGTATGAGGTGAAGGAATTGAACAAGAAGGATTCTCTTCAGTTGCTTACATGGAAAGCTTTTGGAACTGATGAAGCTGATCCAAGTTATAAGGAGGTCTTGAATCGTGTGGTAGCTTATGCTTCTGGCCTTCCATTGGCTTTGGAAGTAATAGGTTCCAACTTGTTTGGAAAAAGTATAGAAGAATGGAAATCTGCTATCAAACAATATGAAAGAATTCCTAATAACCAGATCCTGAAGATACTTAAAGTAAGCTTTGATGCTTTggaggaagaagagaagagtGTTTTTCTTGACATTGCTTGTTGCTTCAAAGGATATGAATTGGAAGAGGTTCAAGATATACTTCGTGCACATTATGGTGATTGCATGAAATATCATATTGGGGTGCTGGTTGATAAATCTCTCTTAAAGTTTAGTGTGCATGGTGTGATGGTGAAAATGCATGACTTAGTAGAGGACATGGGTAAAGAAATTGTACGAAAAGAGTCACCAAAAGATCCAGGCAAACGAAGCAGATTATGGTTGCATGAGGATATAATACAAGTTTTAGAAGACAACACA AAGTTCATGGGAATGAGATTTTTGAATTTGGACAAAAGCAAATCTTTAACACAGATACCTGATGTATCTGGTCTCCCAAATTTAGAGAAACTTTCATTTCAACATTGTCAGAATTTAACTGCAATTCACAATTCCATTGGCTTTCTGTGTAAACTCAAAATATTGAGTGCTTTTGGTTGCACCAAACTTGTGAGGTTTCCACCTATCAAGTTGTCTGCTCTTGAAAAGCTCAATCTCTCACGTTGTCACAGTCTtgaaaattttccagaaatattAGGAAAGATGGAAAACATAAGGGTACTTCAGTTGGAGTACACTGCCATAAAAGAATTGCCAtgttcttttcaaaattttacacGACTTCAAGAGTTACAACTATCTAACTGTGGAGTTGTTCAACTACCAAGTAGCATTGCTGTGATGCCAGAACTTACTGATCTTATTGGTTGGAAATGGAAAGGGTGGCAATGGCTGAAAGAGGAAGAGGATGAAGAAAAACATGGATCATGTGTAGTTTCTTCAAATGTAGAATGTCTTTGGGCCTCAGAATGCAACCTGTGTGATGATTTCTTTTCAATCGGTTTCATGAGATTTGCTCATGTGAAAGACTTAGACTTGTCAAAGAACAATTTCACAGTCCTACCTGAATGCATCAAAGAGTTTCAATTTTTAAGGAAGCTCAAAGTGAGTGATTGCAAGCTTCTTCAGGAAATTAGAGGGATTCCACCAAGCTTGAAACATTTCTTAGCAAAAAATTGTAAATCCTTGACTTCCTCAAGTACAAGCATGTTCCTAAATCag GAACTACATGAGGATGGAAAAACTGAGTTTTATTTACCAGGAGAAAGGGTTCCAGAATGGTTTGATCACAAAAGTAATGGACCTTCAATTTCTTTGTGGTTTCGTAATAGGTTTCCTGACAAGGTTGTTTGTCTTGTTATTGGAGCTGTGAATGACTCTGGAATGTTTAGGCCTATGGTAGTGATCAATGGCAATAAGAGTTTTGTTGGTAGTGGCTATTTCATGATGGGAATGGatcatacatatatttttgATCTTAAAACTATGGAGTTTGAAGATGACTTATATGGAGTTCCTTTAGAAAATGAATGGAACCATGCTGAAGTTAAATACATAGGTTTGGAAGAGACATCGATCCTTAAAGAAAGTGGAATTCATGTTTTCAAACAAGAAAGTGGCATGGAGGATATTTGGTTTTCTGATCCTTATGGCAAGAGAAAATTAGAAGATGATCTCAATAGTTTGGAATCACAGAACCAACAACTGCTAAAAAAGCATAGGTTTGTGGACATGGAAGCTTTGTAG